A single genomic interval of Xyrauchen texanus isolate HMW12.3.18 chromosome 8, RBS_HiC_50CHRs, whole genome shotgun sequence harbors:
- the si:dkey-283b1.7 gene encoding von Willebrand factor C domain-containing protein 2-like: MRSYIVCFSFALQCFILKSASEYSSKSDLEYEFGDYRGKFCIDDQGFVYSIGEVYYPSTTACPCTCTEDGPVCVRPKCPKIHPRCTRIKYKSCCPVCEAVSKVCVHGGKTYRVLEEFRLSPCERCRCEVNREVYCTISGCPALHCVNPVYEPNHCCPVCKTGPNCFAGNRVIPVGERVEIDERLVCFCTYQDGTWQTHPHATCEELQQPDNEATDFDDTFKQMEEQEKEKDRVFLPRLDAIP; this comes from the exons ATGCGATCTTACATCGTGTGCTTCTCGTTTGCACTCCAGTGCTTCATTCTCAAAAGCGCCTCAGAGTACTCGTCAAAATCCGATTTAGAATACGAATTTGGAGACTATCGTGGCAAGTTTTGTATTGACGATCAAGGTTTTGTGTACAGCATCGGAGAGGTTTATTATCCGAGCACCACAGCGTGTCCCTGCACCTGTACAGAGGATGGACCAGTGTGCGTCAGACCAAAGTGCCCGAAAATACACCCGAGATGCACGCGCATCAAATACAAGTCGTGCTGTCCCGTGTGTGAGGCTGTCAGTAAAGTTTGCGTGCACGGAGGAAAAACGTACAGAGTGCTGGAAGAATTCAGG TTGTCTCCCTGTGAACGATGTCGGTGTGAAGTCAATCGAGAAGTTTACTGCACCATCTCTGGCTGTCCTGCCTTGCATTGTGTGAATCCTGTATATGAACCCAACCATTGCTGCCCGGTGTGCAAGACCG GGCCAAACTGCTTTGCTGGAAATCGTGTGATCCCAGTTGGAGAACGTGTTGAGATTGATGAGCGTCTGGTGTGTTTCTGCACCTACCAGGATGGAACGTGGCAGACACACCCTCACGCTACCTGTGAGGAGCTCCAGCAACCAGACAATGAGGCCACTGACTTTGATGACACGTTCAAACAGATGGAAGAGcaggagaaagagaaggatagAGTGTTCTTGCCTAGGCTGGATGCCATCCCATGA